Part of the Caldanaerobius fijiensis DSM 17918 genome is shown below.
CGCGGCCTGTCCTGGGAAGTCATCGCATACAACCTGTACAGGTCGGCACCCGTTTACAAAAAAGAAAGGAGGGAAATTTGCAGAACCCTTGTAAATGACGGGTACGATTTGAAAGGCGTGCCCGGCTTTTACAAGGACAGCAGCGGAAACTGGACGTTCAGCGGTTATTCAGGCTTCTTCATACCGGTTAGGGACGTGCAGGGCCGCATACAGGGCCTTCAGGTGCGGCTTGACAACAATGACGAAGAGAAGAAATACTGCTGGTTTTCGTCAGAAGGCAAGCCTGAAGGCACACCGGCCCATGCGTGGATCGGCGTATCTGGCGGACCCGCAAAAACGGTGCTCGTGACCGAAGGCCCGCTCAAAGCTGATGTCGCCCACTACCTCAGCAGGTACACATTTATTGCCGTGCCCGGTGTCAATTCGATACGCGGCATAGAGCAGGTGCTCAAAGAGCTTTATGCCGAACGAGTGTACATCGCATTTGACACCGACAAAGCGACGAACGTCTATGTAAAGAAAGCCGAGGATACGCTCAAAAGCCTGCTGGAGAAAAACGGCTTTGATGTGCGTATCAAGGACTGGGATAGGCGGTACA
Proteins encoded:
- a CDS encoding DUF3854 domain-containing protein; the encoded protein is MRDFSDSRLSILNVAIKCGIEILKRAGMDEYMARCPFCGDTDNPRYGHLMLNIAKDAYHCVRCGEKGFAIGLYARLHGIDNKQAYRELMEMDDESPKVEIKRVPQNPVASLETRDRVYRAFLSRLKLSKEHLKNLIQRGLSWEVIAYNLYRSAPVYKKERREICRTLVNDGYDLKGVPGFYKDSSGNWTFSGYSGFFIPVRDVQGRIQGLQVRLDNNDEEKKYCWFSSEGKPEGTPAHAWIGVSGGPAKTVLVTEGPLKADVAHYLSRYTFIAVPGVNSIRGIEQVLKELYAERVYIAFDTDKATNVYVKKAEDTLKSLLEKNGFDVRIKDWDRRYKGVDDYLLALKKEKVKKVV